Part of the Quercus robur chromosome 5, dhQueRobu3.1, whole genome shotgun sequence genome, CTCTGTGATTGCTGGTTATCTGCACAATGACAAGGTTGAGGAAGCTTCTcaactttttgataaaatgcctaaaAGAGACCGCTTTTCCTGGTCTTTAATGATCACTTACTTTTCGCGAAATGGGGAGCTTGAAAAGGCTAGAAAGCTATTTGATTTGCTTACTGATAAGCGAGACAGTGTTTGTTGGAATGCAATGATTTCTGGTTATGCAAAGAAGGGGCGCTTTGATGATGCCAAGAAATTGTTTGATAAGATGCCAGTCAAGGATTTAGTTTCATGGAATTCAATGCTAGCAGGTTATACTCAAAACGGGGAAATGCGTTTGGGGTTgcagttttttgaagaaatggACGAGAGGAATGTGGTTTCTTGGAATATGATGGTGGACGGGTTTGTTGAGGTTGGTGATTTGGATTCTGCTTGGCATTTCTTTAAAAAGATTCTGAACCCAAATGTTGTTTCGTGGGTTACAATGTTATCTGGGTTTGCACGAAATGGTGAGATTGTTAAGGCTAGGACACTTTTTGATCAGATGCCAAGTAGAAATGTGGTTTCTTGGAATGCAATGATTGCAGCATATGTTCAGAACTGTCAAATTGATGAGGCTAAGAGGCTGTTTATGGAAATGCCTGAGAGGGATTCTGTATCATGGACTACAATGATTAATGGGTTTGTTCGGGTTGGTAAGATTGATGAAGCACGTGAATATCTTAACCGCATGCCTTACAAAAATACTGTGGCCCAAACTGCAATGATCTCTGGATATGTACAAAGCAAAAGGATGGATGAAGCTAGTCAACTATTTTGTCAGATTGCCACCCATGATATTGTTTGTTGGAACACAATGATTTCAGGTTATGCTCAGTGTGGGAGAATGGACAATGCTCACTGTATATTTAGACAAATGGTCAATAGGGACATGGTTTCATGGAATACTATGATTGTTGGTTATGCTCAAGTGGGACAGATGGATAaagcaattaaaatatttgagGAGATGGGTCAAAGGAATACAGTTTCATGGAATTCTCTAATTACAGGTTTTATGCAAAATGGGCTATATTTGGATGCACTGAAGAGTTTCATGTTGATGGGGCAGGAAGGAAAGAAACCTGATCAGTCAACTTTTGCATGTGGACTAAGTGCATGTGCCAATCTTGCAGCTTTGCAAGTTGGGAAGCAAATTCACCATCTGGTTGTAAAAAGTGGCTATGTGAATGATTTATATGTTAGCAATGCTCTGATCATCATGTATGCTAAAAGTGGGAGGGTCTTTGATGCTGAACTTGTGTTCAAAGATATCGATAATGTTGATGTTGTATCTTGGAATTCTTTGATTGCTGGGTTTGCTTTAAATGGGTATGGCAAAGAAGCTGTAAAGCTCTTTGAAGAGATGCTCGTTGATGGGGTAGCTCCTGATCCAGTCACCTTTGTTGGAGTATTGTCTGCATGTAGTCATGCTGGCCTAGTTGATCATGGTTTAGAATTGTTTAAAAGCATGTCTGAAGTATACAGTGTTGAACCTTTGGCTGAGCACTATGCTTGTGTGGTTGACTTGCTTGGCCGAGCGGGGAGGTTAGAAGAAGCCTTCAACATGGTTAGGGGAATGAAGATCAAAGCGAATGCTGGAATATGGGGTGCATTGCTTGGAGCTTCCCGGGTACACCGGAATCTAAAACTTGGTAGACATGCAGCTGAGAAGCTTTTAGAACTTGAACCCCATAAAACTTCAAATTATGTGCTCTTGTCAAATATGCATGCTGAGTCTGCTAGTTGGGAGGAGGTTGAGAGAGTCAGGGTACTGATAAAAAAGAGTAGAGTGGAGAAGCAACCAGGCTGCAGCTGGATAGAACTCAGAAATGAGATTCATGCTTTTCTGTCTGATAGTCC contains:
- the LOC126726580 gene encoding pentatricopeptide repeat-containing protein At4g02750-like isoform X2, producing MTLRLIGEKGSHVFNQNLKITQLGKSGRIEEAIKLFSLMKLKNTVSYNSMISAYMKNGRLGEARRLFDEMPHPNLVSWNSVIAGYLHNDKVEEASQLFDKMPKRDRFSWSLMITYFSRNGELEKARKLFDLLTDKRDSVCWNAMISGYAKKGRFDDAKKLFDKMPVKDLVSWNSMLAGYTQNGEMRLGLQFFEEMDERNVVSWNMMVDGFVEVGDLDSAWHFFKKILNPNVVSWVTMLSGFARNGEIVKARTLFDQMPSRNVVSWNAMIAAYVQNCQIDEAKRLFMEMPERDSVSWTTMINGFVRVGKIDEAREYLNRMPYKNTVAQTAMISGYVQSKRMDEASQLFCQIATHDIVCWNTMISGYAQCGRMDNAHCIFRQMVNRDMVSWNTMIVGYAQVGQMDKAIKIFEEMGQRNTVSWNSLITGFMQNGLYLDALKSFMLMGQEGKKPDQSTFACGLSACANLAALQVGKQIHHLVVKSGYVNDLYVSNALIIMYAKSGRVFDAELVFKDIDNVDVVSWNSLIAGFALNGYGKEAVKLFEEMLVDGVAPDPVTFVGVLSACSHAGLVDHGLELFKSMSEVYSVEPLAEHYACVVDLLGRAGRLEEAFNMVRGMKIKANAGIWGALLGASRVHRNLKLGRHAAEKLLELEPHKTSNYVLLSNMHAESASWEEVERVRVLIKKSRVEKQPGCSWIELRNEIHAFLSDSPAHPRASEICKTLKALTAQVRNPERKGKKEKRVEVMKT
- the LOC126726580 gene encoding pentatricopeptide repeat-containing protein At4g02750-like isoform X1; its protein translation is MTLRLIGEKGSHVFNQNLKITQLGKSGRIEEAIKLFSLMKLKNTVSYNSMISAYMKNGRLGEARRLFDEMPHPNLVSWNSVIAGYLHNDKVEEASQLFDKMPKRDRFSWSLMITYFSRNGELEKARKLFDLLTDKRDSVCWNAMISGYAKKGRFDDAKKLFDKMPVKDLVSWNSMLAGYTQNGEMRLGLQFFEEMDERNVVSWNMMVDGFVEVGDLDSAWHFFKKILNPNVVSWVTMLSGFARNGEIVKARTLFDQMPSRNVVSWNAMIAAYVQNCQIDEAKRLFMEMPERDSVSWTTMINGFVRVGKIDEAREYLNRMPYKNTVAQTAMISGYVQSKRMDEASQLFCQIATHDIVCWNTMISGYAQCGRMDNAHCIFRQMVNRDMVSWNTMIVGYAQVGQMDKAIKIFEEMGQRNTVSWNSLITGFMQNGLYLDALKSFMLMGQEGKKPDQSTFACGLSACANLAALQVGKQIHHLVVKSGYVNDLYVSNALIIMYAKSGRVFDAELVFKDIDNVDVVSWNSLIAGFALNGYGKEAVKLFEEMLVDGVAPDPVTFVGVLSACSHAGLVDHGLELFKSMSEVYSVEPLAEHYACVVDLLGRAGRLEEAFNMVRGMKIKANAGIWGALLGASRVHRNLKLGRHAAEKLLELEPHKTSNYVLLSNMHAESASWEEVERVRVLIKKSRVEKQPGCSWIELRNEIHAFLSDSPAHPRASEICKTLKALTAQVRNPGYLSDFNSLLDGVQVIAQ